One Cellulosimicrobium protaetiae genomic region harbors:
- a CDS encoding MFS transporter produces the protein MTTEPPAPEPSTVPPGPVTSPDVPVLPSQRRTLTTLAATQVLSGVGVASGIAVAPLVTSALSGSDAIAGLTSTSGVVGAALVALPLAHVAGQRGRRPSLLLGFGVATGGAVLATVAVLVGWWPLLVVAMLLFGSGTAAGLASRFAATDLATPQRRARDLSVVVWATTVGSVVGPTLAGLADRVAGPSLRLGGDAHAHHGSTAPSAAPFLLAAVAFALAATVVVVWLRPDPLLASRASADPVQGTGSGASPAAGPGGGKGSSWRDGLRAGWAVVSASPTARLALGAIVLSHLVMVGLMSMTPVHMNHGGATLQVVGLVISAHIAGMYALSPVVGWLADRVGHARVLYVGGALLLAAAVVVAGAPGEDSARLTVGLVLLGLGWSCGLVAGSALLVDATPGPARTSVQGLSDLAMNTGGAVGGILAGAIIGFSSYGALAWGAAVLVVVCAVVAAPLARRATLR, from the coding sequence GTGACCACCGAACCGCCCGCCCCCGAACCGTCGACCGTCCCTCCCGGTCCCGTGACCAGCCCTGACGTCCCCGTCCTCCCGTCGCAGCGCCGCACCCTCACGACGCTCGCCGCGACGCAGGTGCTCTCGGGGGTCGGCGTCGCGAGCGGGATCGCGGTCGCGCCGCTCGTCACGTCCGCGCTCTCGGGGTCCGACGCGATCGCGGGGCTCACCTCGACGTCGGGCGTCGTCGGCGCCGCGCTCGTCGCCCTCCCGCTCGCGCACGTCGCGGGGCAGCGCGGGCGGCGGCCGTCCCTGCTCCTCGGCTTCGGCGTCGCGACGGGCGGTGCCGTGCTCGCGACGGTGGCCGTGCTCGTGGGCTGGTGGCCCCTGCTCGTCGTGGCGATGCTGCTCTTCGGGTCCGGGACGGCGGCGGGCCTCGCGTCCCGCTTCGCGGCGACCGACCTCGCGACGCCCCAGCGTCGGGCGCGCGACCTCTCCGTGGTCGTGTGGGCGACGACGGTCGGCTCCGTCGTCGGCCCGACGCTCGCCGGGCTCGCGGACCGCGTCGCAGGTCCCAGCCTGCGCCTCGGTGGCGACGCGCACGCGCACCACGGCTCGACGGCGCCGAGCGCCGCTCCGTTCCTCCTCGCGGCGGTCGCGTTCGCGCTGGCCGCGACCGTCGTCGTGGTGTGGCTGCGGCCGGACCCGCTGCTCGCGTCGCGCGCGTCCGCCGACCCGGTACAGGGGACCGGGTCGGGTGCGTCCCCCGCGGCGGGGCCGGGCGGCGGCAAGGGATCGTCGTGGCGCGACGGGCTGCGCGCGGGCTGGGCCGTCGTCTCGGCCAGCCCGACGGCGCGCCTCGCCCTCGGTGCGATCGTCCTCAGCCATCTCGTCATGGTCGGGCTCATGTCGATGACCCCCGTCCACATGAACCACGGCGGTGCGACGCTCCAGGTCGTCGGGCTCGTCATCAGCGCGCACATCGCGGGCATGTACGCGCTCAGCCCGGTGGTGGGGTGGCTCGCGGACCGGGTCGGGCACGCGCGCGTCCTCTACGTCGGGGGCGCGCTGCTCCTCGCCGCCGCGGTCGTGGTGGCGGGCGCGCCCGGGGAGGACTCGGCGCGGCTGACGGTGGGCCTCGTGCTGCTGGGGCTCGGGTGGTCGTGCGGGCTCGTCGCCGGGTCGGCGCTGCTCGTCGACGCCACGCCCGGGCCGGCGCGCACGTCGGTGCAGGGCCTCTCCGACCTCGCGATGAACACCGGCGGGGCCGTCGGCGGCATCCTCGCCGGCGCGATCATCGGGTTCTCGTCGTACGGTGCGCTCGCGTGGGGCGCGGCAGTCCTCGTCGTCGTCTGCGCGGTCGTCGCCGCACCGCTGGCGCGGCGGGCCACCCTCCGCTGA
- a CDS encoding FAD-dependent oxidoreductase: MGADAGTVGGPGDFVRDVVVVGAGQAGLSAAYHLRRAGLDPLVLDGGRGPGGAWQERWDALTMAETHAVHDLPGVPLPAGDPAERANVAVPRYYAAYERENDLRVVRPATVDDVAQDPDDPALLRVRAAVGGGTDARGLVVRTRTLVNATGTWTRPFWPRYPGMETFRGRQLHTHDFRAAEDFAGQHVVVVGGGASATQLLLQIAPHASGTTWVTRRDPVWVEEDFSPELGRAAVARVAERTSAGLPPGSVVSVTGLPLTPRYRAGIASGVLRRRPMFDRVTPSGVEWAAGANDDGLLFQPADVLLWATGFRAALDHLAPLALREPGGGIVLDGTTAARDPRVQLVGYGPSASTIGANRAGREAARGVLRALGRRPDRDGAAGSRRPVAA, encoded by the coding sequence GTGGGCGCGGACGCGGGGACGGTCGGTGGCCCGGGGGACTTCGTGCGCGACGTCGTCGTCGTCGGTGCCGGGCAGGCGGGGCTGTCCGCGGCCTACCACCTGCGCCGTGCCGGGCTGGACCCGCTCGTGCTCGACGGCGGTCGCGGCCCGGGCGGGGCGTGGCAGGAGCGTTGGGACGCGCTGACCATGGCCGAGACGCACGCCGTGCACGACCTCCCGGGCGTCCCGCTCCCGGCCGGCGACCCCGCGGAGCGCGCGAACGTCGCCGTGCCCCGCTACTACGCCGCGTACGAGCGCGAGAACGACCTGCGCGTCGTGCGCCCGGCGACGGTCGACGACGTCGCGCAGGACCCCGACGACCCCGCGCTGCTGCGCGTGCGTGCCGCGGTCGGCGGCGGGACGGACGCGCGCGGGCTGGTGGTCCGTACCCGCACCCTCGTCAACGCGACGGGCACGTGGACCCGGCCGTTCTGGCCCCGCTACCCAGGCATGGAGACGTTCCGCGGGCGCCAGCTCCACACGCACGACTTCCGTGCCGCCGAGGACTTCGCCGGGCAGCACGTCGTGGTCGTGGGCGGTGGGGCGTCCGCGACGCAGCTGCTGCTGCAGATCGCCCCGCACGCGTCGGGCACGACGTGGGTCACGCGCCGTGATCCCGTCTGGGTCGAGGAGGACTTCTCTCCCGAGCTCGGCCGCGCCGCCGTCGCACGCGTCGCCGAGCGGACGTCCGCCGGGCTCCCGCCGGGGAGCGTCGTCTCCGTCACGGGCCTGCCGCTCACGCCGCGCTACCGCGCGGGGATCGCGAGCGGGGTGCTGCGCCGTCGGCCGATGTTCGACCGGGTGACCCCGTCGGGTGTCGAGTGGGCGGCCGGCGCGAACGACGACGGACTGCTCTTCCAGCCCGCCGACGTCCTCCTCTGGGCCACCGGGTTCCGGGCCGCGCTCGACCACCTCGCGCCGCTCGCGCTGCGCGAGCCCGGCGGCGGGATCGTCCTCGACGGCACGACGGCGGCGCGCGACCCCCGCGTCCAGCTCGTCGGGTACGGGCCCAGCGCGTCGACGATCGGCGCCAACCGGGCCGGACGCGAGGCCGCGCGCGGTGTCCTGCGTGCTCTCGGACGGCGCCCGGACCGTGACGGCGCGGCAGGATCTCGGCGACCGGTGGCGGCGTAA
- a CDS encoding MFS transporter, with protein MTVVTIDRFAASTTEGGAMGACAVEETTEVVVAGASPRAANARPVEGGPSPSPSPSPSLGEPREPAIWSRNFRYYFTARSAGLLSWAMLPVAVSAGLLSSGYGLAVAGYAMAFLVAPFAGLVLFGGVLADRFTARRMMIVADVANLAAHVLLAVLFVRGIDHLWHLYALLVVAGTANALFQPGAASTVPLVARDVQGANGILRTSEAITGLGGPALAGVLVGFGSTGWVMILSAVAYGTSAVCLLALRLGVVPAPPAGAGLWHNLAVGWREFRSRTWLWGVIVIWMVYAVLAWGPQLPVAAGVVVPEHGATAFGVLNSALGVGTVVGGLLAIRFKPRRPLAAGAVALVAYPLYPLGLVLGWPVGALAAAQVLVGVGVGVWGVMWATSVQTQVPGDVLNRVHAYEVAGSVGMYPIGAALAGPAVAAFGTDRVLLVGAVVGTLTVVALLAVRPIRTLQRVPDRT; from the coding sequence GTGACGGTTGTCACGATCGACCGGTTCGCGGCATCGACGACGGAGGGGGGCGCCATGGGGGCGTGCGCGGTGGAGGAGACGACCGAGGTGGTGGTGGCCGGGGCCTCACCCCGGGCGGCGAACGCGAGGCCGGTCGAGGGTGGTCCGTCGCCGTCGCCGTCGCCGTCGCCGTCTCTCGGTGAGCCGCGCGAGCCGGCGATCTGGTCGCGCAACTTCCGCTATTACTTCACCGCCCGCAGCGCTGGCCTGCTGAGCTGGGCGATGCTGCCCGTCGCCGTCTCCGCCGGGCTGCTCAGCTCGGGGTACGGGCTGGCCGTCGCGGGGTACGCCATGGCGTTCCTCGTCGCCCCGTTCGCGGGCCTCGTCCTGTTCGGCGGCGTGCTCGCGGACCGGTTCACGGCACGCCGGATGATGATCGTCGCCGACGTCGCGAACCTCGCCGCGCACGTGCTCCTCGCGGTCCTGTTCGTCCGGGGCATCGACCACCTGTGGCACCTGTACGCGCTGCTCGTGGTGGCGGGCACCGCCAACGCGCTGTTCCAGCCGGGGGCCGCGTCGACCGTCCCGCTCGTGGCCCGCGACGTGCAGGGTGCGAACGGGATCCTGCGCACCTCCGAGGCGATCACGGGCCTCGGCGGCCCGGCGCTCGCGGGCGTCCTGGTCGGGTTCGGGTCGACGGGCTGGGTCATGATCCTCTCCGCCGTGGCGTACGGGACGAGTGCGGTGTGCCTCCTCGCGCTCCGGCTCGGCGTCGTGCCCGCGCCCCCGGCCGGGGCGGGGCTCTGGCACAACCTCGCCGTCGGCTGGCGCGAGTTCCGCTCCCGCACCTGGCTGTGGGGCGTGATCGTCATCTGGATGGTCTACGCCGTGCTCGCGTGGGGCCCGCAGCTCCCCGTGGCGGCGGGCGTCGTCGTGCCCGAGCACGGCGCGACGGCGTTCGGCGTCCTCAACAGCGCGCTGGGTGTGGGGACGGTCGTCGGCGGTCTGCTCGCGATCCGCTTCAAGCCCCGGCGACCGCTCGCGGCCGGGGCGGTGGCGCTCGTCGCCTACCCGCTCTACCCGCTCGGCCTCGTGCTCGGCTGGCCGGTGGGGGCGCTCGCGGCCGCGCAGGTGCTCGTGGGCGTGGGGGTCGGCGTGTGGGGCGTCATGTGGGCGACGAGCGTGCAGACCCAGGTGCCGGGCGACGTGCTCAACCGGGTCCACGCGTACGAGGTCGCGGGGTCCGTCGGCATGTACCCGATCGGTGCCGCCCTGGCCGGCCCGGCCGTCGCGGCGTTCGGGACGGACCGGGTGCTCCTGGTCGGCGCGGTCGTCGGGACCCTCACGGTCGTCGCGCTCCTGGCGGTCCGCCCGATCCGCACGCTGCAGCGCGTCCCGGACCGCACCTGA
- the mshD gene encoding mycothiol synthase, whose amino-acid sequence METAILWHIGPLIDDVEIAQVHDLAAAAEREDGVAPLSEQPLLNLRAATDDVVHLLTWRAGELAGYAQVDKRGEAPSAELVVRPEHRRHGLGFHLLGSAADRAAEPRPSDPDHDRDHDGQPHPSDHDHDGQPRHGAETDGEPTRAPRPPLRVWAHGDLPAARGLAARAGYDVVRELLVLERPLGEPTVRPDVPARVRLRAFVPGDDDAAWVAANAAAFAHHPEQGRLTVDDLHARMREDWFDAAGLLLLERTPGPDAGAAELVGFVWTKIPAGQPDGAHEGEIYVVGVVPTAQGEGLGRLLTAVGLAHLADRGATTAVLYVDGDNVPAVRTYERAGFTRRAVHVQYARPTAR is encoded by the coding sequence GTGGAGACCGCGATCCTCTGGCACATCGGGCCACTCATCGACGACGTCGAGATCGCCCAGGTCCACGACCTCGCCGCGGCGGCCGAGCGCGAGGACGGCGTCGCTCCCCTCTCCGAGCAGCCGCTGCTCAACCTGCGTGCGGCGACGGACGACGTCGTGCACCTCCTCACGTGGCGCGCGGGCGAGCTCGCGGGGTACGCCCAGGTGGACAAGCGCGGCGAGGCACCGAGCGCCGAGCTCGTCGTCCGCCCCGAGCACCGGCGGCACGGGCTCGGGTTCCACCTGCTCGGCAGCGCGGCCGACCGCGCGGCCGAGCCCCGCCCGAGCGACCCGGACCACGACCGCGACCACGACGGGCAGCCGCACCCGAGCGACCACGACCACGACGGGCAGCCGCGCCACGGCGCGGAGACCGACGGCGAGCCCACCCGGGCGCCGCGCCCGCCGCTCCGCGTCTGGGCCCACGGCGACCTCCCCGCGGCCCGCGGCCTCGCGGCGCGGGCGGGGTACGACGTCGTGCGCGAGCTGCTCGTCCTCGAGCGGCCCCTCGGCGAGCCGACGGTGCGCCCCGACGTCCCCGCGCGCGTGCGGCTGCGCGCGTTCGTGCCGGGGGACGACGACGCCGCGTGGGTCGCCGCCAACGCGGCGGCGTTCGCGCACCACCCCGAGCAGGGCCGGCTGACGGTCGACGACCTGCACGCCCGGATGCGCGAGGACTGGTTCGACGCGGCCGGGCTCCTGCTCCTCGAACGCACCCCCGGACCCGACGCCGGTGCCGCCGAGCTCGTCGGGTTCGTCTGGACCAAGATCCCGGCCGGTCAGCCCGACGGCGCGCACGAGGGCGAGATCTACGTCGTCGGCGTCGTCCCGACCGCCCAGGGCGAGGGGCTCGGCCGGCTGCTGACCGCCGTCGGGCTCGCGCACCTCGCGGACCGGGGTGCCACGACCGCGGTGCTGTACGTCGACGGCGACAACGTGCCCGCGGTGCGCACGTACGAGCGCGCGGGCTTCACCCGCCGCGCGGTGCACGTGCAGTACGCGCGCCCGACCGCCCGGTGA
- a CDS encoding RNA degradosome polyphosphate kinase — translation MTDTSTQRTLDPDLAAHIAEHIAEEPEIEPVGAELDLGPLPDDRFADRELSWLAFNQRVLELAEDPGQPLLERVRFLAIFASNLDEFFMVRVAGLKRRMATGIAVTAASGLSPRQVLDAISERAHELMARHARVFADDVQPALAAEGITLVHWDELETREQERLHKFFRKQIFPVLTPLAVDPAHPFPYISGLSLNLAVVVANPTTGKEHFARVKVPPLLPRFIAVDARGRPSAPTSQTASDRGPTSFVPIEEVIAQHLDHLFPGMEVREHHLFRVTRNEDVEVEEDDAENLLQAMEKELLRRRFGPPVRLELTPGISPRIRALLVRELGVVEEEVYEIPEPLDLTGLNLIADLDRADLHFPPFVPTTHRLLAEVESAQPTDVFAAIRERDVLLHHPYDSFSTSVQTFLEQAAADPSVLAIKQTLYRTSGDSPIVDALIDAAEAGKQVLALVEIKARFDEQANISWARKLEQAGVHVVYGIVGLKTHCKLSLVVRQESDGLRRYCHVGTGNYHPKTARLYTDHGLLTCDPDVGQDLTRLFNQLSGYAPQSRFHRLLVAPRTVRSGLVERIDREAVAALAGHEAWVKIKVNSVVDETTLDALYRASQAGVKVDLVVRGICAVRPGVPGLSENIRVRSILGRFLEHSRIYAFANSAGPAIGEGPESGPEVFIGSADLMHRNLDRRVEALVRITDPDQVMELLDLLDASMSERTASWHLDADGTWHRPRSGPDGTPLVDLQASLVQRQRRRLVGRR, via the coding sequence ATGACCGACACGTCCACGCAGCGCACGCTCGACCCGGACCTCGCCGCGCACATCGCCGAGCACATCGCGGAGGAACCCGAGATCGAGCCGGTCGGCGCGGAGCTCGACCTCGGTCCGCTGCCCGACGACCGGTTCGCCGACCGCGAGCTGAGCTGGCTCGCGTTCAACCAGCGGGTGCTCGAGCTCGCGGAGGACCCGGGCCAGCCGCTCCTGGAGCGCGTGCGGTTCCTCGCGATCTTCGCCTCCAACCTGGACGAGTTCTTCATGGTCCGGGTCGCCGGCCTCAAGCGACGCATGGCGACCGGCATCGCGGTCACGGCGGCGTCGGGTCTCTCGCCGCGCCAGGTGCTCGACGCGATCAGCGAGCGCGCGCACGAGCTCATGGCGCGGCACGCGCGCGTCTTCGCCGACGACGTGCAGCCGGCCCTCGCCGCGGAGGGCATCACGCTCGTCCACTGGGACGAGCTGGAGACGCGCGAGCAGGAGCGCCTGCACAAGTTCTTCCGCAAGCAGATCTTCCCGGTGCTCACGCCGCTCGCCGTCGACCCGGCGCACCCCTTCCCCTACATCTCGGGCCTGTCGCTCAACCTCGCGGTCGTGGTCGCCAACCCGACCACGGGCAAGGAGCACTTCGCGCGCGTGAAGGTGCCGCCGCTGCTGCCCCGGTTCATCGCCGTGGACGCGCGCGGCCGTCCGAGCGCGCCCACCTCCCAGACCGCGTCGGACCGCGGCCCGACGTCGTTCGTCCCCATCGAGGAGGTCATCGCCCAGCACCTCGACCACCTGTTCCCCGGGATGGAGGTGCGCGAGCACCACCTGTTCCGCGTCACGCGCAACGAGGACGTCGAGGTCGAGGAGGACGACGCCGAGAACCTGCTCCAGGCGATGGAGAAGGAGCTCCTGCGCCGCCGGTTCGGGCCGCCCGTGCGGCTCGAGCTCACGCCGGGGATCAGCCCGCGCATCCGCGCCCTGCTCGTGCGCGAGCTCGGCGTGGTCGAGGAGGAGGTGTACGAGATCCCGGAGCCGCTCGACCTCACGGGACTCAACCTCATCGCCGACCTCGACCGCGCGGACCTGCACTTCCCGCCGTTCGTCCCGACGACCCACCGCCTCCTCGCCGAGGTCGAGAGCGCGCAGCCCACCGACGTGTTCGCCGCGATCCGCGAGCGCGACGTCCTGCTGCACCACCCGTACGACTCGTTCTCGACGTCCGTGCAGACCTTCCTCGAGCAGGCCGCGGCCGACCCGTCGGTGCTCGCGATCAAGCAGACGCTGTACCGCACGTCGGGCGACTCGCCGATCGTCGACGCGCTCATCGACGCCGCCGAGGCGGGCAAGCAGGTGCTCGCGCTCGTCGAGATCAAGGCGCGGTTCGACGAGCAGGCCAACATCTCCTGGGCGCGCAAGCTCGAGCAGGCCGGCGTGCACGTCGTGTACGGGATCGTCGGGCTCAAGACGCACTGCAAGCTCTCGCTCGTCGTGCGCCAGGAGTCGGACGGCCTGCGGCGCTACTGCCACGTCGGCACGGGCAACTACCACCCGAAGACCGCACGCCTGTACACCGACCACGGCCTGCTCACGTGCGACCCCGACGTCGGGCAGGACCTCACTCGCCTGTTCAACCAGCTCTCCGGGTACGCGCCGCAGTCACGGTTCCACCGCCTGCTCGTCGCGCCGCGCACGGTCCGGTCCGGGCTCGTGGAGCGCATCGACCGCGAGGCGGTCGCCGCGCTCGCCGGCCACGAGGCGTGGGTCAAGATCAAGGTCAACTCCGTCGTCGACGAGACGACGCTCGACGCGCTCTACCGTGCGTCGCAGGCGGGAGTGAAGGTCGACCTGGTCGTCCGCGGCATCTGCGCGGTCCGCCCCGGCGTCCCCGGGCTCAGCGAGAACATCCGGGTGCGCTCGATCCTCGGGCGGTTCCTCGAGCACTCGCGCATCTACGCGTTCGCCAACTCCGCCGGCCCCGCCATCGGCGAGGGGCCGGAGAGCGGGCCCGAGGTGTTCATCGGCTCGGCCGACCTCATGCACCGCAACCTCGACCGCCGCGTCGAGGCGCTCGTGCGCATCACGGACCCCGACCAGGTCATGGAGCTGCTCGACCTGCTCGACGCGTCGATGTCCGAGCGCACCGCGTCGTGGCACCTCGACGCCGACGGTACGTGGCACCGGCCCCGGTCGGGCCCCGACGGCACGCCCCTCGTCGACCTCCAGGCGAGCCTCGTGCAGCGACAGCGCCGCCGGCTCGTCGGGAGGCGGTAG
- a CDS encoding NUDIX hydrolase, with amino-acid sequence MGVPSSALRSGVPLVDTLGPTHVSHAPVIESAGALVWRVRDDDLQVRLVHRPRYDDWSWPKGKLDPGETFQAAAAREVAEETGRPVVLGVPLPGLQYLTPEGRVKRVHYWAARKASRKADAGALAARAPVPPVSPQEIDAAAWLSVDAAAQRLTRRADRAPLEALVRERDEGRLATHVVVIARHGKAVTRAAWHGDEQDRPLTPAGHAQAVALVPVLAAYGVETVVTSRWDRCAQTIAPYAGASGLETVSIDHLTEAQHERSPARVARTVRELLEAERSSVLCTHRPVLPTVLDVLGQHSRRPVANALPTHDPFLEPGEMIVAHVARTPKGPRVVAAEKVAPPLH; translated from the coding sequence ATGGGAGTGCCCTCCTCCGCACTGCGCAGCGGCGTGCCCCTCGTGGACACGCTCGGCCCGACGCACGTCTCGCACGCCCCGGTCATCGAGTCCGCCGGTGCGCTCGTGTGGCGCGTGCGCGACGACGACCTGCAGGTCCGCCTCGTCCACCGGCCCCGCTACGACGACTGGTCGTGGCCCAAGGGCAAGCTCGACCCGGGCGAGACGTTCCAGGCCGCTGCGGCGCGCGAGGTCGCCGAGGAGACGGGCCGACCCGTCGTCCTGGGCGTCCCCCTCCCGGGCCTGCAGTACCTCACGCCCGAGGGCCGCGTGAAGCGCGTGCACTACTGGGCCGCGCGCAAGGCGTCACGGAAGGCGGACGCCGGCGCGCTCGCCGCCCGCGCTCCGGTCCCGCCCGTGTCGCCGCAGGAGATCGACGCCGCCGCGTGGCTCTCGGTGGACGCCGCCGCCCAGCGCCTCACGCGCCGCGCCGACCGCGCCCCGCTCGAGGCGCTCGTCCGAGAGCGGGACGAGGGACGGCTCGCGACGCACGTCGTCGTCATCGCCCGGCACGGCAAGGCCGTCACGCGCGCCGCGTGGCACGGCGACGAGCAGGACCGCCCCCTCACCCCGGCGGGGCACGCCCAGGCCGTCGCCCTGGTGCCCGTGCTCGCGGCGTACGGGGTCGAGACCGTCGTGACGAGCCGCTGGGACCGGTGCGCCCAGACGATCGCTCCTTACGCGGGCGCGTCAGGGCTGGAGACGGTGAGCATCGACCACCTCACCGAGGCGCAGCACGAGCGCTCCCCCGCGCGCGTCGCGCGGACCGTCCGCGAGCTCCTCGAGGCCGAGCGGTCGTCGGTGCTGTGCACCCACCGGCCTGTGCTGCCCACAGTGCTCGACGTGCTCGGGCAGCACTCGCGGCGGCCCGTCGCGAACGCCCTGCCGACGCACGACCCGTTCCTCGAGCCGGGCGAGATGATCGTCGCCCACGTGGCCCGCACGCCCAAGGGCCCGCGCGTCGTCGCCGCGGAGAAGGTCGCGCCGCCGCTGCACTGA
- a CDS encoding inorganic phosphate transporter → MEVVLVVVVVAFALAFDYTNGFHDAANAIATSVSTRALTPRAALLMAAVFNLIGALLGTAVAQTIAEDIVAVNDVPPHQGLVIVLCGLIGAITWNLITWWLGLPSSSTHAIIGGLAGVGIASGITVHWDAILDKVVLPMIFSPLIGFGLAFALMVLVLWIFRNAAPARAFRRFRIAQTASAAAMALGHGLQDAQKTMGVIVLALVAGGFQDDNTIPLWVKLSAATAISLGTYAGGWRIMRTLGRKIIELDPARGFVAESVSAVVLYANAFIFHAPVSTTHTITSAIMGVGATKRLSAVRWGVAKNIGAAWVLTIPAAALVAAVVYWILSPILL, encoded by the coding sequence GTGGAGGTCGTGCTCGTCGTCGTCGTCGTGGCGTTCGCCCTGGCGTTCGACTACACCAACGGTTTCCACGACGCCGCGAACGCCATCGCGACCTCGGTCTCGACCCGGGCGCTCACGCCCCGGGCAGCGCTCCTCATGGCCGCGGTGTTCAACCTCATCGGCGCGCTGCTCGGCACGGCCGTCGCGCAGACGATCGCCGAGGACATCGTGGCCGTCAACGACGTGCCGCCCCACCAGGGCCTCGTGATCGTCCTGTGCGGGCTCATCGGCGCGATCACGTGGAACCTCATCACGTGGTGGCTGGGGCTGCCGTCGTCGTCGACGCACGCGATCATCGGCGGTCTCGCGGGCGTCGGCATCGCGTCCGGCATCACGGTCCACTGGGACGCGATCCTCGACAAGGTCGTGCTGCCCATGATCTTCTCGCCCCTCATCGGCTTCGGTCTTGCGTTCGCGCTCATGGTCCTCGTGCTGTGGATCTTCCGGAACGCGGCCCCGGCCCGGGCGTTCCGCCGGTTCCGCATCGCGCAGACCGCCTCGGCGGCGGCCATGGCGCTGGGGCACGGCCTCCAGGACGCGCAGAAGACCATGGGCGTCATCGTCCTCGCGCTCGTCGCAGGCGGGTTCCAGGACGACAACACGATCCCCCTGTGGGTCAAGCTCTCCGCCGCGACCGCGATCTCGCTCGGCACGTACGCCGGCGGGTGGCGCATCATGCGCACGCTCGGGCGCAAGATCATCGAGCTGGACCCGGCGCGCGGCTTCGTCGCCGAGTCCGTCTCCGCCGTCGTGCTGTACGCCAACGCGTTCATCTTCCACGCACCGGTCTCCACGACGCACACGATCACGTCCGCGATCATGGGCGTCGGGGCGACGAAGCGGCTGTCCGCCGTGCGCTGGGGCGTGGCCAAGAACATCGGTGCCGCGTGGGTGCTGACCATCCCCGCGGCCGCGCTCGTGGCGGCGGTCGTCTACTGGATCCTCAGCCCGATCCTGCTCTGA